One region of Bacillota bacterium genomic DNA includes:
- a CDS encoding triose-phosphate isomerase — protein MRRPVIAGNWKMHKTIEEAVAFVEELKPWVRDVYDVDIVVCPPFTALSSVKRAIADSQIKLGGQNLHWEKEGAYTGEISAAMLVDAGCGYVIIGHSERRQYFGETDALVNKKIKAALLHQLVPIVCVGETLEQREAGVTRTICDRQVRRALVDLKPEQVASLVIAYEPVWAIGTGRTATAADAQDVIAYIRQVVADVAGSVAAEAVRIQYGGSVRPDNIDELMAQADIDGVLVGGASLKPDSFGSIVNYKRN, from the coding sequence ATGAGGAGGCCAGTTATCGCTGGTAACTGGAAGATGCACAAAACAATCGAGGAAGCCGTGGCTTTTGTTGAAGAGTTGAAGCCGTGGGTGCGGGATGTTTACGATGTGGATATCGTCGTTTGTCCTCCTTTTACTGCCTTGAGTTCGGTGAAGCGGGCCATTGCTGATAGCCAGATCAAGTTGGGGGGGCAGAACCTTCACTGGGAAAAGGAAGGGGCCTACACCGGTGAGATCTCAGCAGCGATGCTGGTTGATGCTGGCTGCGGCTACGTGATCATCGGTCACTCTGAACGGCGCCAGTATTTTGGGGAGACCGATGCCCTGGTTAATAAGAAGATCAAAGCTGCTCTTTTACATCAACTGGTGCCCATCGTGTGCGTCGGCGAAACGCTGGAGCAGCGAGAAGCGGGGGTGACCAGGACGATCTGTGACCGTCAGGTCAGACGGGCGCTGGTTGATCTAAAACCAGAGCAGGTGGCCAGCCTGGTGATTGCTTATGAACCGGTGTGGGCGATTGGGACCGGGCGGACGGCTACTGCGGCTGACGCCCAGGATGTAATCGCGTACATCCGCCAGGTCGTTGCGGATGTGGCTGGATCCGTGGCCGCAGAAGCAGTACGGATTCAGTACGGAGGCAGTGTCAGACCGGATAATATTGACGAGCTAATGGCGCAAGCCGATATTGATGGCGTGCTGGTGGGGGGAGCCAGCCTTAAACCAGATTCTTTTGGGTCGATTGTTAACTATAAGCGTAACTAG
- a CDS encoding phosphoglycerate kinase, which produces MQTTSIRDLDVAGKRVFVRVDFNVPVDDQNVITDDTRIRAALPTIIYLMEKGAKVILASHFGRPKGEVKEKYRLDPVARRLSELLGKPVRKANDCIGEEPKRMIAEMKPGDVLLLENVRFHPGEEKNDPEFARQLAELADVYVNDAFGAAHRAHASTAGVAELLPAAAGFLMEKEVEALSRVMSHPERPLLAIIGGAKVSDKIKLLENFLTKVDGLIIGGGMANTFLKAQGREVGKSLVEDEQLDFAQRLMEQARQRGVDLVLPVDVVIADRMAEDALTRTVSVDEVPADWLILDIGPQSVREFTQQINRARTIIWNGPMGVFELEPFAKGTEGVAKALAAAKATTVVGGGDSVAAVEKVGVADQITHISTGGGASLEFLEGRELPGVAALAAK; this is translated from the coding sequence GTGCAGACAACCAGTATACGAGACCTTGACGTCGCCGGCAAAAGAGTATTTGTGCGTGTTGATTTTAACGTGCCGGTTGATGATCAGAACGTTATAACCGATGATACCCGAATAAGGGCCGCCTTACCCACGATCATCTACCTTATGGAAAAAGGAGCGAAAGTCATCCTGGCCAGCCACTTCGGCCGGCCCAAAGGCGAGGTCAAGGAGAAATATCGCCTTGACCCCGTGGCCCGGCGGTTGTCCGAGCTATTGGGCAAGCCGGTGCGGAAGGCCAACGACTGCATCGGCGAAGAGCCGAAGCGAATGATCGCCGAGATGAAGCCGGGCGATGTGCTCCTGTTGGAAAATGTGCGGTTTCATCCTGGCGAGGAAAAAAACGATCCAGAGTTTGCGCGTCAATTAGCTGAACTGGCCGATGTCTATGTCAACGATGCTTTTGGTGCTGCCCACCGGGCCCACGCCTCGACGGCGGGGGTGGCGGAATTGCTTCCTGCGGCAGCAGGGTTTCTGATGGAAAAAGAAGTGGAAGCCTTGAGTCGGGTGATGTCTCATCCGGAACGGCCACTGTTGGCGATCATCGGGGGCGCTAAAGTCTCCGATAAGATTAAGCTGTTAGAAAACTTCCTGACTAAAGTTGATGGCCTGATCATCGGGGGCGGGATGGCGAATACCTTCCTGAAAGCCCAGGGTCGGGAAGTTGGCAAATCCCTGGTGGAAGATGAGCAGTTAGACTTTGCTCAGCGGCTGATGGAACAGGCCAGGCAGCGGGGAGTTGACCTGGTGTTGCCCGTTGATGTGGTGATCGCTGACCGAATGGCGGAGGATGCATTAACGCGGACCGTTTCCGTTGACGAGGTGCCAGCTGATTGGCTGATCCTGGACATTGGGCCGCAGTCGGTCAGGGAATTCACCCAGCAGATCAATCGTGCGCGCACCATCATCTGGAATGGTCCGATGGGTGTGTTTGAACTGGAGCCGTTTGCTAAGGGAACGGAAGGGGTGGCAAAAGCCCTGGCGGCAGCTAAGGCCACCACGGTGGTCGGCGGCGGAGACTCGGTAGCTGCCGTGGAGAAGGTAGGCGTGGCCGACCAGATTACCCACATCTCGACGGGTGGCGGCGCTTCCCTGGAGTTCCTGGAGGGACGCGAGCTGCCGGGCGTAGCTGCTCTGGCGGCCAAGTGA
- a CDS encoding ArsJ-associated glyceraldehyde-3-phosphate dehydrogenase: MAVKVGINGFGRIGRLVLRSSLSNPDLQIVALNDLTDVETNAHLLKYDSVHGIFQADIQTRPDAMVINGQEIKVFAAKDPATLPWKDLGVDIVVESTGKFTSREDAAKHLAAGARKVIITAPAKNEDITVVLGVNEGKYDPKQHHIISNASCTTNCLAPVAKVIHEQFTITRGLMTTIHSYTNDQRVLDLAHKDLRRARAAALSIIPTTTGAAKAVGLVLPELKGKLNGLAMRVPTPNVSLVDLVCDVSKSTSVEEVNAALKAASEGPLKGILGYTEEPLVSRDFNGDSHSGIVDALSTMVIDGTLVKAVAWYDNEWGYSCRVRDLAIYIAKQGW; this comes from the coding sequence ATGGCAGTTAAAGTTGGCATTAACGGGTTTGGTCGAATTGGTCGGTTGGTCCTCCGGTCGTCGTTGAGTAACCCCGACTTGCAGATTGTCGCGCTTAACGATCTTACAGATGTGGAAACCAATGCTCACCTGTTGAAATATGACTCAGTCCACGGCATCTTCCAGGCGGATATCCAAACCAGGCCGGATGCCATGGTCATTAACGGACAGGAAATCAAGGTTTTTGCGGCTAAGGATCCCGCGACTCTTCCCTGGAAAGATCTGGGGGTGGATATTGTTGTCGAGTCAACGGGAAAATTTACCAGCCGGGAAGATGCCGCGAAGCACCTGGCGGCGGGTGCCCGTAAGGTAATTATCACTGCTCCAGCCAAAAATGAGGACATTACGGTGGTCCTCGGGGTGAACGAAGGGAAATATGATCCCAAGCAGCACCACATCATTTCCAATGCCTCCTGTACGACTAACTGTTTAGCCCCGGTGGCCAAGGTCATCCACGAACAGTTTACCATTACCCGGGGCCTGATGACGACGATTCATTCTTACACTAATGATCAGCGGGTTCTGGATCTGGCCCACAAGGATTTGCGCCGAGCTAGAGCAGCCGCTCTGTCGATCATCCCTACCACCACCGGCGCGGCCAAAGCGGTCGGACTGGTTTTACCTGAGCTGAAGGGCAAGCTGAATGGTCTGGCGATGCGCGTCCCGACGCCGAACGTTTCCCTGGTCGACCTGGTCTGTGATGTCAGTAAATCGACTTCGGTGGAAGAAGTCAACGCAGCACTGAAAGCTGCTTCAGAAGGGCCGCTCAAGGGCATTCTGGGTTATACGGAAGAACCTTTGGTATCGCGCGACTTTAATGGTGATTCCCATTCGGGTATTGTGGATGCCCTATCGACGATGGTTATTGACGGGACCCTGGTTAAGGCGGTGGCCTGGTACGATAATGAATGGGGCTATTCCTGCCGCGTCCGGGATCTAGCGATCTATATCGCCAAGCAAGGGTGGTAA
- the rpoN gene encoding RNA polymerase factor sigma-54, translated as MKIGYGLSMEQTQKLIITPELRQAITILQLSAVELTEYIEQELLENPLLEVKDEIESGENDSGELDPSKVSEKFEEKFDIDWQEYFSDRSDLGYIRQPREELPEHSFENFVTEAPTLHEHLHFQLNLAVSSDLDRAVGEFLIGSIDDHGYLQTTVEEVAKHFQLPEEDVVRVLKIIQTFDPAGVGARSLAECLLIQLQQLGKLNPANELVIQGHLEDLARGRLAKIAATLGLSIREVQGIADLIKSLDPKPGLKYGSLDDVRYLVPDVVVERVNGEYVVLVNDVNVPRLGINSTYSTLLRKGEGFDVDSRKFLEGKLNSAVWLIRSIEQRRLTLYKVASCIVEIQREFLEKGIKYLKPLNLRQVAEMVGLHESTVSRATANKYIQTPQGVFELKYFFGSGVKDNTGSSKTSAQSIKKMIRELIEAEDPSMPLSDQRIAEILNEKGIQISRRTVAKYRTELGIFTTPKRKRY; from the coding sequence GTGAAGATCGGTTACGGTTTGAGCATGGAACAGACCCAAAAACTGATCATAACGCCAGAATTACGCCAGGCCATCACCATTCTACAATTATCTGCAGTTGAATTAACAGAATATATCGAGCAGGAATTGTTGGAGAATCCGTTGCTAGAAGTGAAAGATGAAATCGAATCTGGTGAGAACGATTCAGGCGAGCTTGACCCGTCAAAGGTCTCGGAAAAATTTGAGGAAAAATTTGACATTGACTGGCAAGAATATTTTTCCGATCGCAGTGATCTGGGCTATATTCGCCAGCCGAGGGAGGAACTACCCGAGCATTCCTTTGAGAATTTTGTCACCGAGGCACCGACACTCCACGAGCATCTGCATTTCCAATTGAACCTGGCGGTATCCAGCGACCTGGATCGGGCGGTGGGAGAATTTTTGATCGGGAGTATCGATGACCACGGTTACCTTCAGACGACGGTCGAGGAAGTGGCGAAGCATTTTCAACTACCTGAGGAAGATGTGGTCCGGGTCCTCAAGATTATTCAGACTTTTGATCCCGCCGGGGTGGGAGCCCGCAGCCTGGCAGAATGTCTCCTGATCCAACTGCAGCAACTGGGGAAGCTTAACCCAGCTAATGAGCTGGTGATTCAGGGGCACCTGGAGGATCTGGCGCGGGGACGACTGGCGAAAATTGCCGCTACCCTGGGGCTTTCCATTCGGGAAGTTCAAGGGATCGCGGATTTGATCAAATCCCTGGACCCTAAACCGGGCCTCAAATATGGGAGTCTGGACGATGTACGTTATCTGGTTCCAGATGTGGTCGTGGAGCGCGTAAACGGAGAGTATGTCGTTTTAGTCAACGACGTCAATGTGCCACGCTTGGGAATCAACAGCACATACTCAACCCTCTTGCGTAAGGGTGAGGGTTTTGATGTCGATTCACGCAAGTTTTTGGAGGGTAAGCTCAATTCGGCTGTCTGGTTAATTCGCAGTATTGAGCAGCGCCGTTTGACCCTTTATAAAGTGGCCAGTTGTATTGTTGAGATTCAACGGGAGTTTCTGGAGAAGGGTATTAAATACTTAAAACCTTTAAACTTACGGCAAGTGGCGGAGATGGTTGGCTTGCACGAATCGACAGTCAGTCGAGCGACAGCCAATAAGTATATTCAGACCCCCCAGGGGGTGTTCGAACTCAAGTACTTTTTTGGCAGTGGGGTTAAAGACAACACCGGCAGCAGTAAGACTTCTGCGCAGAGTATCAAGAAAATGATTCGGGAATTGATTGAGGCCGAGGATCCTAGTATGCCTTTAAGCGATCAGCGCATTGCGGAAATTCTCAATGAAAAAGGTATTCAGATTTCGCGACGGACGGTGGCCAAATATCGGACTGAACTGGGGATTTTCACGACTCCGAAGCGAAAGCGTTACTAG
- the whiA gene encoding DNA-binding protein WhiA yields the protein MTFSVMTKNELARIIPDKRCCQLAELSALLRMDGTIQISANQQVAFYVTTDNAAVARKTFRLIKSLFDLPVEIMTRRQTRLKKQSIYRVRIPLAAPTEVLQALGIIDASRRVSYRLKNSLVGRQCCRRAYLRGAFLASGSVNNPEGTYHLEIITGNETYAQQVCQLIRKTGLGAKVSMRKNWYVIYLKESDQIVEFLNLIGAHSALLKFENTRIVKDMRNQVNRLVNCETANLDKTITAAVRQVGNILVIKDQLGLEKLPPQLRELAELRLQYPDSSLKELGELLEPRVGKSGVNHRMRRIEEIADRLRAGLPGL from the coding sequence GTGACTTTTTCAGTAATGACCAAGAACGAATTGGCCCGGATCATTCCTGATAAACGTTGTTGCCAGCTGGCTGAGTTATCGGCTTTGCTCAGGATGGATGGAACCATCCAGATCAGCGCCAACCAGCAGGTCGCTTTCTACGTGACTACGGATAACGCGGCCGTGGCCAGAAAGACTTTTCGCCTGATCAAATCGCTGTTCGACCTGCCAGTAGAGATCATGACGCGGCGGCAAACCAGGCTGAAAAAGCAAAGCATCTACCGGGTGCGCATTCCCCTGGCTGCTCCCACCGAGGTCTTACAGGCCCTGGGAATCATTGACGCTTCACGGCGGGTCAGTTACCGGCTGAAGAACTCCCTGGTTGGGCGGCAGTGCTGTCGCCGGGCATATCTGCGGGGGGCATTTCTGGCCAGTGGTTCGGTCAATAACCCGGAGGGGACCTACCACCTGGAGATCATCACGGGTAATGAGACCTATGCCCAGCAGGTCTGCCAGCTAATACGGAAAACCGGTTTGGGTGCGAAGGTCAGCATGCGCAAAAACTGGTATGTGATCTATCTAAAAGAAAGCGATCAGATTGTTGAATTTCTGAATTTAATTGGCGCTCATTCGGCCCTGCTCAAATTTGAAAATACGCGCATTGTGAAGGACATGCGCAACCAGGTTAATCGGTTGGTCAATTGCGAGACCGCCAATCTGGATAAGACAATCACCGCGGCTGTACGCCAGGTGGGGAATATACTGGTGATTAAGGACCAGCTTGGTCTGGAGAAACTACCGCCCCAGTTACGCGAATTGGCTGAATTACGCTTGCAGTACCCCGACTCCAGTCTGAAGGAGTTGGGCGAACTCCTCGAACCCCGGGTCGGTAAGTCGGGAGTCAACCACCGGATGCGAAGAATTGAGGAGATCGCTGACCGACTAAGAGCTGGTTTACCCGGGCTTTAG
- a CDS encoding YvcK family protein, giving the protein MKWVKWFYPGLKVKRWLFLAFLGTLLVSAGLSITNQVAFLGWIEGRIREFTFSLIGQRSSWLGGLLIVVVGLLMVMFGMKRMLQSLLGVLMPGTESELVDLIYQRRSLKKGPKIVVIGGGTGLSVLLRGLKNYTSNLTAIVTVSDDGGSSGRLRGELGVLPPGDIRSCLVALADTETLMDEVLSYRFRQGKGLAGHNLGNLLLVGMSEITGDFVKAIQEVSKVLAVRGRVLPSTLNQVVLCAELGDGTIIEGETRITRAQPPGSGGIKRVFLKPADCQPVPQAITAIEEADAIILGPGSLYTSVLPNLLVQGIQEAVRRSRAGKFYVCNVMTQPGETEGYSAADHLRAIQKHCGPGIVDYIIVNDQEVNRSLLRKYREKGAYPVRVDPKHLRELKVKVVSEHLLDETDLVRHDPVRLAQTIIKQVIKFKLGVDRHYFDDLYLVDEPGKFHK; this is encoded by the coding sequence ATGAAATGGGTGAAGTGGTTTTATCCCGGCCTCAAAGTGAAACGGTGGCTCTTCCTGGCCTTTCTGGGAACACTGCTGGTGAGCGCTGGACTTTCTATCACCAACCAGGTGGCTTTCCTGGGCTGGATTGAGGGGCGGATTCGTGAGTTTACCTTTAGCTTGATTGGTCAGCGGTCATCCTGGTTGGGTGGTCTGCTCATCGTAGTTGTTGGTCTGCTCATGGTGATGTTCGGCATGAAAAGGATGCTCCAGTCGCTGCTCGGGGTCCTTATGCCAGGGACGGAGAGTGAACTGGTCGACTTGATTTATCAGCGGCGCTCCTTAAAAAAAGGGCCCAAAATCGTAGTGATCGGTGGAGGAACCGGGCTTTCTGTTTTGCTCCGGGGGTTGAAGAATTACACCAGCAACCTGACGGCCATCGTCACGGTTAGTGACGATGGGGGTAGTTCCGGCCGGCTACGGGGAGAACTGGGGGTGCTTCCGCCGGGTGACATCAGGAGTTGCTTGGTGGCGCTGGCTGATACGGAAACCCTGATGGATGAGGTCTTGAGCTATCGGTTCAGGCAGGGAAAGGGTTTAGCCGGTCATAATCTGGGCAATCTGCTCCTGGTGGGGATGTCGGAAATCACGGGCGATTTTGTCAAAGCGATCCAGGAGGTCAGCAAGGTGCTGGCGGTCCGGGGCCGGGTCCTGCCGTCGACCTTGAACCAGGTGGTTTTATGCGCGGAATTGGGTGACGGGACAATAATTGAAGGGGAAACCAGGATCACCCGCGCCCAACCCCCGGGGAGCGGCGGGATAAAACGGGTTTTCTTAAAACCGGCTGATTGCCAGCCAGTCCCTCAGGCGATCACGGCTATTGAAGAGGCCGACGCCATTATCCTGGGCCCGGGGAGCCTGTACACCTCAGTTTTGCCAAATTTGTTGGTGCAAGGCATTCAGGAGGCCGTTCGGCGGTCCAGGGCTGGCAAATTCTATGTTTGCAATGTTATGACCCAACCCGGGGAAACCGAAGGCTACTCGGCGGCTGATCATTTACGGGCGATCCAGAAACACTGTGGACCAGGCATCGTTGATTACATTATCGTTAATGATCAGGAGGTTAATCGGAGCCTCCTGCGGAAATACCGGGAAAAGGGGGCCTACCCGGTCCGGGTTGATCCGAAGCACCTGCGGGAATTGAAGGTGAAAGTGGTCAGTGAACACCTGCTGGACGAAACCGATCTGGTCAGACACGACCCGGTCAGATTGGCGCAAACCATTATCAAGCAGGTCATCAAGTTCAAGCTTGGGGTTGATCGCCACTATTTTGATGATTTATACCTAGTTGACGAACCAGGGAAATTTCATAAGTAG
- the rapZ gene encoding RNase adapter RapZ has translation MTEPKRDIQMVIITGLSGAGKTQTVQCLEDLGFFCIDNLPPTLIPKFAELCAQSEGKINKVALVIDIRGGKFFDTLFDALENLKTQGFSYEILFLEASDEVLVRRFKESRRRHPLSPLGRILEGITAERHRLEELRGRANKIIDTSDLTVQELKDRIIDLFATETGKFMVTLMSFGYKYGIPLDADLVTDVRFLPNPYYVPHLKPLTGHDPQIRDYVLNNPVTRHFLRRYGGLLKFLLPHYITEGKTHLVVAIGCTGGQHRSVVLVNEIARLLQKYGYEVIVKHRDIARSVPGEGRL, from the coding sequence ATGACCGAACCCAAGCGTGATATCCAGATGGTGATCATCACGGGGTTGTCCGGCGCCGGCAAGACTCAGACTGTTCAGTGTCTTGAGGATTTAGGATTCTTCTGCATCGATAATCTTCCGCCGACCTTGATTCCAAAGTTTGCTGAACTTTGTGCCCAGTCAGAAGGGAAGATAAATAAGGTTGCCTTAGTTATCGATATTCGCGGCGGGAAATTCTTTGATACCCTTTTCGATGCTCTGGAGAATCTTAAGACGCAGGGCTTTTCTTACGAGATTCTCTTTTTAGAGGCCTCTGACGAAGTTTTAGTCCGGCGTTTTAAGGAATCGCGCCGTCGGCACCCGCTTTCTCCGCTGGGGCGAATCCTGGAAGGGATCACGGCTGAAAGACATCGGTTGGAAGAACTGCGCGGCCGGGCCAACAAAATCATTGATACTTCTGACCTGACCGTTCAGGAGCTCAAAGACCGGATCATTGACCTGTTTGCCACAGAAACCGGGAAATTTATGGTTACCTTGATGTCTTTCGGTTACAAGTATGGGATTCCGCTGGACGCTGACCTGGTCACCGATGTTCGGTTCCTACCCAATCCGTATTATGTTCCACACCTCAAGCCGCTGACCGGGCACGATCCCCAGATTCGCGATTATGTCCTTAATAATCCAGTTACGCGGCACTTTCTGCGTCGTTATGGTGGTTTGCTGAAATTTCTGCTCCCCCATTACATTACAGAAGGCAAAACTCACCTGGTGGTGGCGATTGGTTGCACAGGCGGGCAGCACCGGTCAGTGGTCCTGGTGAACGAAATTGCCCGGCTGTTGCAAAAATATGGTTACGAGGTGATTGTCAAGCACCGGGATATCGCGCGTAGTGTCCCAGGAGAGGGACGCCTATGA
- a CDS encoding PHP domain-containing protein, with amino-acid sequence MEFIGDYHTHSRYSDGHATILQLVEAARARGLQEIAITDHGPQNLTWGVDSVTTFLDIKREVAALNQEYDDIHVLVGAEANIIGIDGEIDLPEAIIQELDVLIVGLHPYIRPASWNDGVELVLNNQLGKLSRGIRKKVYNSNTKAVVNALHRYDVDIVSHPGLFMGVDYQEVACACVQNNTAFEINAGHQFPSLGAVLTAADEGVDFIVNSDAHYPASVGELDYGRSVIAQARLPVERVINFREKGG; translated from the coding sequence CTGGAGTTTATTGGTGATTACCATACCCATTCGCGCTATAGTGATGGTCACGCCACTATCCTTCAGCTGGTCGAAGCGGCTCGAGCGCGGGGACTTCAGGAGATTGCCATCACCGATCATGGACCGCAGAATCTCACCTGGGGTGTGGACAGTGTAACAACCTTTCTAGACATAAAGCGGGAAGTGGCGGCCCTGAACCAGGAATACGACGATATTCACGTTCTGGTTGGGGCTGAGGCTAATATTATCGGGATTGATGGTGAGATTGATCTCCCAGAAGCGATCATTCAGGAATTGGATGTTTTGATTGTAGGACTCCATCCCTATATCCGCCCGGCCAGTTGGAACGATGGAGTTGAGCTGGTCTTGAACAACCAATTGGGTAAGCTTTCCCGGGGGATAAGGAAAAAGGTCTATAACAGCAATACCAAAGCAGTTGTTAATGCTCTTCACCGGTATGATGTTGACATTGTTTCTCATCCCGGTCTGTTCATGGGAGTCGACTACCAGGAAGTGGCTTGCGCCTGTGTACAGAACAACACCGCTTTTGAAATCAATGCTGGCCACCAGTTTCCCAGTCTCGGGGCGGTTCTGACGGCGGCCGATGAGGGCGTGGACTTTATTGTCAACAGCGATGCGCATTATCCTGCCTCGGTTGGTGAACTGGATTACGGTCGGTCGGTGATCGCCCAGGCCCGGTTACCGGTAGAACGGGTAATAAACTTTCGGGAAAAGGGAGGATAA
- a CDS encoding bifunctional phosphoglucose/phosphomannose isomerase — translation MLEVLWRLPEQCAEAWEIGQRLSSLPAGNFAQVVVTGLGGSAIGGDLLRVYAADRAQIPVIVNRDYRMPAFVGEQTLVFATSYSGNTEETLSAYDEARARGAKIIVLTTGGKLKEKAERDGVPVMVIPGGISPRAATGYLFIPTVAVMQRLGLLPDATAEITELVQILTVQRESLGPDQPTAGNLAKQLARLFYGRIPVIYGSAGNTETVAMRWKGQINENSKAMAYFNVMPELNHNEIVGTERPQPLLAQVELVYLRDPADHPRVQARYGITTELIGERVGRITEVYAQGDSTLARMYSLIYVGDYTSVYLALLYGIDPSPVKLIDALKRKLAEVR, via the coding sequence ATGCTGGAGGTACTGTGGCGGTTACCTGAACAGTGTGCTGAAGCCTGGGAAATTGGCCAGAGATTGTCCAGTCTCCCAGCGGGGAACTTTGCCCAGGTGGTGGTGACCGGGCTGGGCGGTTCGGCGATTGGGGGGGACCTCCTGCGGGTTTATGCGGCCGACCGGGCGCAGATTCCGGTGATCGTCAACCGGGACTACCGGATGCCAGCCTTTGTGGGGGAGCAAACCCTGGTTTTTGCCACCAGCTACTCGGGTAACACGGAAGAAACTTTAAGCGCGTATGATGAGGCCAGAGCCCGGGGGGCGAAGATCATCGTCTTGACTACGGGCGGGAAGTTGAAGGAGAAAGCCGAGCGAGATGGGGTGCCGGTCATGGTGATCCCGGGCGGGATTTCACCGCGGGCGGCTACCGGCTATCTGTTTATTCCAACTGTTGCCGTCATGCAGCGCCTGGGACTGCTACCCGATGCGACTGCCGAAATTACCGAACTGGTTCAGATACTGACCGTGCAGCGCGAGAGTTTAGGACCAGACCAGCCGACGGCTGGCAATCTGGCCAAACAGTTGGCCCGGCTGTTCTATGGGCGGATCCCGGTGATTTACGGCTCGGCTGGTAATACGGAGACGGTGGCGATGCGCTGGAAGGGCCAGATCAATGAGAACAGTAAAGCGATGGCCTACTTTAACGTCATGCCTGAGCTGAATCACAACGAGATTGTGGGGACGGAGCGGCCTCAGCCTCTTCTGGCCCAGGTGGAACTGGTCTATCTGCGTGACCCGGCCGATCACCCGCGGGTGCAGGCCCGTTACGGTATTACCACTGAGTTGATTGGCGAGCGGGTCGGTAGGATTACTGAAGTCTACGCCCAGGGCGATTCTACCCTGGCCCGGATGTATTCGTTGATTTACGTTGGTGATTATACCAGCGTGTATCTAGCTCTTCTTTACGGAATTGATCCTTCGCCAGTTAAACTGATCGATGCCCTGAAGCGGAAATTGGCCGAAGTGAGGTGA
- a CDS encoding ROK family glucokinase → MAQPFVVGVDLGGTKIHTVLADGRGQVKAEIVVPTKAEEGVDVVLNTLIQSITSLTHAAGLALHKRDIRGVGVGAPGPLDTRTGVVYVAPNLGWRNVPLKSRLEAALQLPVLIDNDANLAALGEQRFGAGQRVSPLICLTLGTGIGGGIIIDHQLYRGVSDGAGEVGHMTVEPDGPLCNCGNYGCLEVMASGSAIARLAREAVAQGRARGILTRAGGDPGKITARVVVHAATDGDEEARSIVERAGRYLGIGVANLINLFNPAMIVLGGGLVQSGPLLFAAMEREVERRAFGHLRQAVKIVPAQLGERAGALGAVALVLEQ, encoded by the coding sequence GTGGCACAGCCCTTTGTCGTGGGTGTTGACCTGGGCGGTACCAAAATCCACACTGTGCTGGCTGACGGCCGCGGGCAGGTCAAAGCCGAAATCGTGGTGCCGACCAAAGCCGAAGAAGGGGTTGATGTGGTGCTCAACACCCTGATTCAGAGTATTACCAGCCTGACCCATGCGGCGGGGTTGGCTCTGCACAAACGTGATATCCGTGGGGTCGGCGTCGGGGCGCCAGGTCCTCTGGATACGCGGACAGGGGTGGTGTATGTCGCCCCCAATTTGGGCTGGCGTAATGTTCCCTTAAAGAGCCGGTTGGAAGCAGCGCTGCAACTGCCGGTTCTGATTGATAACGACGCTAATTTGGCGGCTTTAGGAGAGCAGCGGTTCGGCGCGGGTCAACGGGTCAGCCCACTGATTTGCTTGACCCTGGGCACTGGCATTGGTGGTGGGATTATTATCGACCACCAGTTGTACCGGGGAGTGTCTGATGGAGCCGGTGAGGTTGGTCATATGACGGTTGAACCAGATGGTCCCCTGTGTAATTGTGGTAATTACGGTTGTTTGGAGGTTATGGCCTCCGGGTCAGCGATTGCCCGTCTGGCGAGAGAGGCTGTCGCTCAGGGAAGAGCGCGCGGGATTCTGACCCGGGCTGGTGGCGATCCGGGGAAAATAACTGCCCGGGTGGTTGTGCACGCTGCGACTGATGGAGATGAGGAAGCCAGGTCGATTGTTGAACGGGCTGGCCGCTATCTGGGAATCGGGGTGGCCAACCTGATCAACCTGTTCAACCCGGCGATGATCGTGCTGGGGGGCGGTTTGGTGCAGAGCGGCCCGTTGTTGTTTGCGGCGATGGAAAGGGAGGTGGAACGACGGGCTTTTGGCCACCTGCGGCAGGCAGTCAAGATTGTGCCGGCCCAGTTGGGGGAACGGGCCGGCGCTCTGGGGGCGGTTGCTCTGGTCCTGGAGCAGTAG